The genomic window AGGGCCAGCGAGATCAGGCTGCGCGAGCGCTGATCGAGACCGCCGGACTTGTCGCCCGCCGTCAGCAGGTCGAGCATCACCGCGAAATAGCCGGGATCGGCGCGCAGCCAGAGATCGCAGAAGTCCGGCCAATCGGCGAATTGTGCGACATAGGCGTCGCGAAGCGCCGTCTGCTCGCGCGACAGCGGAGCCTGGTCCGAATCCAGCCCCGCCAGCGCCAGTTCCTCGGCGAGAATGCCGATGCCGAGATTACAGCCGTCGAGCCCCTGCGCCGTGGCCAACCGCAGCACGTCGACGATCTCCTGCGTGGTCGCGCCGTGCTCGAGGGCCAGCTGCATGTGCAGCGCGAGCCCGGAGCGAAACAGATGCGTCGCCGATCCGTCCAGCGCCACATAGATCAATTCGCACATCTTGCGCGACAGCGGGCCGGTTTCAGCGGGATAGGCGCCATAGCGGGCATAGGTGGCAAGAAATGCCGGATCGAACCGCAGCAGCCCCTCCGTCCACGGCCGCCAGTAACCGCGGGCGCGAATGAATTGCTGCTTCAGCGCCTGCTCTTCTGCGGTGAGAATCATATGGCGTATCCTGCAGCGGCCTCGGTGGCCCTTAGGCGATGCTGGTGAAGACAATCCCGCCGTCGACCGTCAGCACCTGCGCCGATATGAAGCCGCTGTCGTCGCCGGCGAGGAAAGCGATTGCCTTGGCAATATCGTCCACTGTGCCGAGCCGTCCGAGCGGCGTGCGCGCGATCCGACGCGCGTCGAGTTCGGCGTTGCGGTTACGCATCGTCCCTTCAGTCGGAATGGCAGACGGTGCCACCGCGTTCACCCGGATCTTGCGCTCGCCAAGCTCGGCTGCCGCGGCGCGCGTAATCCCCATCACGCCGGCCTTGATGCCGCTATACACGATGCTGTTCTTCGCCGAGATCAATCCGGCGACGGAGGCGACATTGACGATTGCGCCACCGCGCTCGGCATCCATCACCTCAGCCGCGGCCTGAATGCCCCAGATGATCGCCTTGAAGCCGATATTGAGCATGCGGTCGACGGTCTCGGGCGCGATGTCGGCCACCGACTGGTAGCGAACCCAGGCCGCATTGTTGACGAGGATATCGAGCCGGCCCTGCCCTTCGGCAAAGCCGAGCACCGCCGTCCGCATGCCGTCGCGGCTCGCGACATCCTGCGTGATTGCGACGGCCTCGCCGCCGGCCGCCTTGATCGCATCGACGGTCCCGGCGACGAACTCGGGCTTGAGGTCGTTGACGCCGACGATCGCGCCGCGCGAGGCCAGCAGAAGAGCGGTCGCGCGTCCGATTCCGTTTCCGGCCCCGGTGACCAGCGCAGCACGGCCAGCGAGGGGCTTGTCCTTGGCATCAGTCATTGCGGTCTTCCTTTCTTATCCCGACACGGCGAGATCGGACGCCGGAGCTATTGCGGCAATGGTACGGCGGCCGAGCGCGGCCAGGCTTCCGCTGGCATCGCCTTGCGCCTGTAAGGCGCGGACGCGACGCAGATGTCGATGCACCGGCACATCCCACGTGAATCCCATGCCGCCGTGAACCTGCAGCGCACCTTCGCTGATTGCACAGCCATAGGCGGCTGCAGCGAGAAACACGGCGTCGCGTTCGAGCGGACCGGACTCGTCTTCGACGCTACGGGTGATCGCATGCCTGATGCCTTCGAGCGCCAGCTTCTGCCGCGCCAGCGAATGCCGCAGCGCCTGATTGTAGGATAGCGCGCGGCCGAACTGGCGGCGCGTCGAAACGTGCTCTTGTGCGAGTGCGAGGCACGTCTCGGCCGAGCCGAGAATGGCGGCGGCACGCAGCACGTTGGCATCGGAGCTTAAGAGAGCCCAAGTGCTGTCAGGCAAGACACTTGCGGCCGGTATGGTGACGCCCTGCAAGCGAACGGAGTGCTCGGGCACGGTCAAATCCAGCCCTGCCGCGCCCTCGACAACGACTCCTTCGCTGTCAGTCGGAACCAGCGCCGCCGCGGCCGTGCCAATCCGTACCAGGATGCAGTCGGCGTCGCGGGCGCAGGCCGCGCGCGCAACCCAGCCATTGAGCACCACAGATTCACCCTCGCGCTCGGCACTCAGGGTGCCCTGCCAAGCGATAGTCGCCAGCATCCCGCCGGACACGATCGCCTCCGCCACGCGCGGCAGCGCGTCCTGCAGGGCACGCGACAGCAGCAGTGCTTCCATCAGCGGAAAGCCGAGCAGGCCCGAGCCGGCGGCGGTCACTACCGGAACCGCAAAGGCCAGTGGCAGGTCGAGCCCGCCGACGTCCTGCGAGGCAAGCACCCCGAGCAATCCATCGTCGGCGAGGTGTTTCGCTTGGTCCCGCGGCCCCAACGCCGCGCAATCCGCCACGGCTCGTGCCGCGGTGACCGCGAACTCGCTCGGCTGCAATCCATCGCCGGTCAATGTCGTCATCACTTGCCTTTCGAGAGCTGCAGGATCCTGTCGGCAATGATGCCGAGCTGAATTTCCGTGGTGCCGGCGTAGATAGTCTCGGCGCGCGCCTGCAGATAGATCGCCTCGAAGCGACGCCGCGCGACCTGCACGGCCGGGAGCTGCGGCAACGAGGCCTGCGCCAACAGCTCGATCGCGAGCGCGGCAAAACGCTGGTGCGCCTCACTCCAGTGCAGTTTTGCCAAACTGCCGCGTGCGCCGATCCTGTCACCCTTGACGAGTGCCTCTACCGCAGTCTCGACATGCGCCTTCAGCACCTCGATATCCACGACGACCTCGCCAATCTTGGCCTCGTAACATCGGTTCGCAACCAGCTGCGCCAGCGCCGGATCACTCTTGCAGGCCGCAATCAGATGACGCAGCTCGTTCTCGAAGCGCCAGGCCCGGTACATGCGGTTGGTTGCGCGCTCGATCTCGAGCACGCGGATTGCCGCGTTCCAGCCTTCATCGGGCGCGCCGAGCGCATCGGATTGCAAGACCTCCACGTCGTCGAAGAAGACCTCGCAAAAGCTCTCGCGTCCGTCGATCGATCTGATCGGCCGCACGCGCACGCCCTTGGCATCGAGCCGTACCGCGAACATGGCGAGGCCGCGATGCCGGTCTTCCAGCTGGCCGGTACGCGCCAGCACCAAGCAGCGCTGGGCGCGATAGGCGCCGCTGGTCCAGATCTTCTGCCCGCTGATCCGCCAGATATTACCATCGCGCATGGCGCGCGTCCGCAGGCCCGCCAGATCGGAACCTGCTTCCGGCTCGGAAAAGCCCTGGCACCAGATGTCGCGCATCTCCAGGATTGCCGGCAGGAAGCGGTGCTTCTGCTCCTCAGTGCCGACCGCGAGGATGATCGGACCGGCAAGCTCCTTGCCGATCGAATTGACGCTCTCCGGCATCGCGAGCGCGCCGATTTCCTGGTTGGCGATCAGGTGCTCGCGCAAGGTGCGACCGTGCCCGCCATACGCTTTTGGCCAAGTGATGCCGGCCAGGCCGGCGCGATACATCGCCGCTTCCCAGGCGATCTGCTCTTGCAGGCCGGGCGCCGAGAACGCCGCGCTGTCACCGCGAAAGCTCGCCGGCAGATTGGCGCGCAGCCAGCGACGCATCGCCACCCGATAGGCCTCGCCGGATAATTCTCCGGCCGTGGCGGTTACCGGCGGCTCTGTTTCAATGACTGTCATCGTGGATGTCTCGCTTTGGCTACACCATCGGGCGCCAGCCATGCATCGGCCGGACGCCCATTCTTTCCGATCACTGCGACTTGAGCAGATCGCACGCGCTCTCCGAGGCCGGACGCCATGCGTCCTCGGGGGCAATCGTCCCCGTGATCTCGTAATAGTCGAAGGCGTATTTGGACTCGGGCGGCGTCTTGATGCGGGCCACATAGAGCGGACGCATCACCTGCCCGTCGGCGCGAATGCTGATATCCTTCATTTCGAAGTCGTTGATCGGCGTGTTCTTCATCTGCTTCATCACGGCTTCGCCATCATCCATTCCAGTCGCTGCGACGGCCTTCAGGTAATGCGTGATGGCGCTGTAGGTGGCGGACTTGGCCTCGTTCAAAATTTGCCCGCCGGACGCCTCGGTGAAACGCTTGGCGAAGGCCCGCGTCTCCGGCGTCACGTCCCAGTAGAACGGCGTGGTCAGGCGCACGTTCTGCAGGTCGCGCAGACCGATGCCGTGGGTCTGGCTGATCATAAGTCCAAGCGGCACCAGCAGCTGCTTCTGCGACAGGCCGAACTCCTGGGCCTGCTTGATGGCATTGCCGAAGTCAGAACCAGAATTGGCGAGCGCGATCGCCCTGGCGCCGCTCGCCTGCGCCGTCAGCAGGAACGAGGAGAAGTCCGACGAGTTCAGCGGATGCAGCACCGATCCCACGACCTTGCCGCCGCCGGCCTTGATGAAGTTGGTGGCGTCGGCCTGCCATCCTTTGCCGAAGGCGTAGTCGACGGTCAGGAAGAACCAGGTGTCGACGCCCTGGGACAGCAGCGCCTTCACGGTGGCCTTCGGCTGCGCATAGGTGTCGACCATCCATTGCGTGGTCATCGGCGAGCACTTGTCGTTGGTGAAGAACGAACCTGCTGTCCCCGCCAGCATGTAGGGCTTCTTCCGCGCCTTCATGATGTCCTGCACGCCGAGGGCAATCGACGAGGCCGAGCAGCCGACGATGGCATCGACACCCTCATTGTCGAGCCAGCGCAGTGCCACCGCAACGCCGATGTCCGGCTTGTTCTGGTCGTCGGCGACAACGAGCTCGATCTTCTTGCCGTTGACCGCACCACCGAAGTCGCTGACCGCGAGCTTTGCCGCGGCCACCGCACCGGGGCCGCAATTGTCGGCATACGGACCATTCTGGTCATTCATGATGCCGATCTTGATCACATCGCCGGACACGCCTTGGGCGCGCAGCGGCGTCGCCAGCATCAGCAAAGCTCCCAGCATCACGGCGATTTCGAGGAGACGGGTATTGAGCTTCATCACAAAATCCTCCCAGCAATCATTGAGCCGACTTCGCGGTTCTTCTTGTTGTGTTCAGTGGTGTTGCGTTGCCTTGCCCGCGTGTGGAATCAGCAGCGCATCGAGCGCGACGGCGCCCTCGCCGTCCGCTTTCAGCAGCAGCGGATTGATGTCGATTTCCGACACGGAATCGGCATGCGCGACGGCGAAACGCGAGAGCGCCGCGATCGTTTGCGCTGCGGCCTCGAGGTCGGTGCGACGCCGCCCGCGTGCGCCGTCGAGAACGGCGAACGCCTTCAGCGACCTCAGCATCGCCATTGCTTCCGTCTCGTTCACCGGCGCCATCTGCACGGCGGTGTCCTGTACGATCTCGGCAAAGATGCCCCCCAGGCCGACCATCACGACCGGCCCGAACACGGGATCGATCCGGCTACCGAGGATCAACTCGGACAGGCCATGCGCCATGGGAGCAACGATCGTGCCGTCGATCACCGCGCGTGGCGCCTTCTCCGCAACACGCGCCAGCATCCGGGCATGGGCCTGCCGCACCTCTTCCTCGGAGCGAAGACCCACGACAACGCCACCCACCTCCGTCTTGTGCGGCAGATCGGGCGAGGCGATTTTCAAGACGACCGGGAAACCGATCTCGCGCGCTGCACGCGCGGCTGCCTCGGCGTCAGATACCAGCTGCTCGGCCAGCACGGGGATGCCGGCCTCCGCCAGCGCGCGCTTGGCGCCGAGCTCATGGCGGAACGCATCAGCCGCGAGCGGTGCAGCCTTCGCGACGGCAGGCTGGCTCCCAGCCCTTGGTGCGGTCGCCAGCGCCTGCAATCGCGCCAGCGCCGCGACGATGGCGCAGCAGCCGTCAAAGCTCGCAATGGTGGGATAACCCATGGCATGCAGTTCGGCGAGCGCATCGGGCGGGCCCTCCACGCACAGAATGACGGGACGATTGGGATACTGCGCGCGGATGGCGCGCAATGTCTCCATGTAAGCGGAGCGTAGGCGCGGCATGTGCAGCGAGAACGGCAGCGGCAGCACGATCGCATCGGTGCGGTCGTCGGCCACGACAGCCGACAGAATCTTCTGCAGCATATCGGGCCGGCTGGACATCTGCGCGGTGGCATCGACCGGATTGCGCGCGGACGCAAATGGCACGAGATCGAGGATCGCGCGCTGGGTCGCCTCGCTCAGTTCCGGCAACGACAGGCCGACCGTCTGCGCGGCATCCGCCAGCAGCACGCCAAAACCGCCCGATGCCGTCACGACCGCAAGACGCCGCCCCTTTGGCAACCGATCCGGCAACAGGATGGAGGCGGCATGACCGAGATCAATCAGCTCCTCGATGCTCCGCACCCGTACGGCGCCGTAGCGCGCCAATAGCGCATCAAACACCGCATCCGATCCCGCCATGGCACCAGTATGGGAAGCCGCCGCGGCTTGCCCGGCCTCTGAGGTGCCGACTTTCAGCGCAATGACCGGCTTGCCGGCATCGCGCGCCTCGGTCAGTGCGGCGATGAGCCGGCCGGCATCACGGCAGGCCTCGAAGCAGCAAAGAATGACTTTGGTCGCGGGATCGCGGGCCAGCCAGGCAATACCGTCGGCGATATCGATGTCGCACTCATTGCCGGTGGTCATGAAACGGCTGATGCCGGCGCCGCGATCGCTCGCCATGCGCAAGGTGTAGCTGCCGAGATTGCCGCTCTGCGAAACGATGCCGAGCGAGCCGGCCGCCGGCATGCTGTGTTCGAGCACGATCGAGAATGTCGCGATGGCCTTTTCGGGAATACTGACCGCGCCGAGGCAATTCGGGCCGAGCAGCCGCATGCCGGTGCGTCGCGCAGCCGTGCGAAGCCGATCCTGCATCGCGCGCCCGTCTTCGCCAAGCTCGGCAAAACCGGAAGAGAACACGACGACGCTGCGGACACCGCGATCGGCGCACTGCTCGATCGCTTCGGGCGCCCGCTCGGCATCGACGGCGATGACGGCGAGATCGGGCGCCTCGGGTAGCGCGCCTACCGACGCATAGGCCTGCAGCCCCTGCACCATCGCGGCTTTTGGGTTGACCGGATAGATCTTGCCCGCGTAGCCGTAGCGGCGCAACAGGTCCACCGGTCGGCCGCCGATCTTGGTCGCATCCTGCGACGCGCCGATGATCGCGATCGAGCGCGGCGCCATCAGCGCGTCGAGACCCTCTCCCGGCCGCATCGTCAGCGCCCCTTGAACACCGGCGCGCGCTTCTCAAGGAACGCCATGCGCGCTTCCTTGGCATCCTCGGTCTTCGACAGCGCCATCGTGATGTTCTGCTCGAAGCGATAAGCATCGCGCGGCGGCATCAGCTCGACCATGTTGGCCGCATTCTTGGCGTACTCCATCGCAATCGGGCTCTTGGCTGCGATCTCACGCGCGATCTTCATTGCTTCGGGAATGAGATCTTCCTTGCTAGTACAGGCCTCGACGATGCCAAGGCGATAGAGCTCGGCCGCGGAAATCCGAACGCCGGTGAAGAACATCCGACGCATCAGCGAACGGCCGAACAAAGTGTTGAGCATCGCCGCACCGCCGGCGAGGCCAACATTGATCTCGGGCATGCCGAACACAGCCTCTTCGGACGCGTAGAAGATGTCGCACGATGCCATCAGACCGAGACCGGCGCCGAGCGCGACGCCGTTGATCGCTGCGATCACCGGCTTGGAGCACTCGCGAATGCAGTTGCCGGTCTCGCGGGTGATGCGGTTGTGATCATGGAATGCACCGACCTTGGCCGGGTCTGGACGGTCCTTGAGATCGGCGCCGCTGCAAAACACCTTGCCGTTGCCGGTGAGGATCGCCACGCGAACATCGCTGCGCTCCGAAATCTGGTCGAACACCGCGACGATGCGATCGCGCATCGCGCGGTTGAGCGCGTTCACCGGAGGACGGTTCAGCGTTACGATTGCGATGTGGTCGGATACTTCGAGCGTCACGATGTCATCGGACATGGCTTCCTCCTGGCGCTTGCTTGATCTTGTTTCCGCGACCTCGGACGGTAGCTTCAAGCCACCTGACCGATCGGTCAGTCGATGCGCTGATAGCACCAAGCTCACCGTCTTGCAACAGCTGAGACGTTTGACCTGTTGACTGACCGATCGGTCGGGCCGTAGATTTCGATCAAATCAAATGAAGGAGGAACCGCCGTGGCACCTATCAGCCGACGTCAGGCCGCAACGCTCATGGCCAGCGCTATCGTTGCGCCATTTGCTGCACCTGCGATCGTCAGCGCGCGCTCGTCACAGACCGTCTTCATCATCGTGCCCTACGCGAGCGGCGGCTCGATCGACAGCCTGATGCGCGCGATCGCCAAGGGCATGTCGGAGGCGCTCGATCAGCCCGTGCTGGTCGACAACAAGCCAGGTGCGAACGGCATCGTCGGATCGCAATATGTGGCGCGTGCGGCCAAGGATGGTTCGGTGCTCCTCGCCGGCGGCACTGGTCCGATCTCGCTCAACGTGCTGCTGCGCAAGAACTTGCCGTACAAGCTTGCGGATTTCGCATCCGTCGCCATGTTCTGCAATGGCCCGCTGTCGCTGACCGTGAACGCGAAGATGCCGGTCACCGATATGAAAAGTTTTGTCGGTTACGCCAAGGGTCGCGACAAGCCGATGTTCTATGCCACGCTGGGACCGGGCAGCGTGACGCACCTGTTTGGGATCATGATGGGGAAATCGATGGGCTTTGCAGTTACCGACGTCGCCTATCGCAACAATCCGGCCTCGGTGATGGAACTGCTGTCGGGCGAGTGCGACCTCAACTTTGCGACGCCGGCTGCCGTGATCGAGCACGTCAAGGCCGGCAAGCTCCGCTTGCTCGCCGTTTCCTCCGACCAGCGCATGCCAAACCTGCCTGATATCCCGACCTTTGCCGAGTCAGGCTATCCCGAGCTTTCGGCATCGTTCTGGACTGCGCTGCACGCGCCCGCTGGCACACCGCGCGAGGCGATCGACCGGCTGAACGCCGCCGCCAACGCGGCGATGCAAAAGCCGGAGATCGCCAGGCAGCTCGCCATCGACGGCCTGCAGGCCGATCTCGGGCCGCCTCAATTGCTCGACTCCCAGCTGAGCAAGGATGCCGCCCTGTGGGGACCGGTCATCACGGCGCAGCACATTGCGCTCGATTGAAGGCAGGCGCCTCTAGCGCGGCTTTCGCCGGGGCGACTTCGGCGGCTCGATGGTTGGCGGCCTCGCAGGACCGTCGGTCCGAAGGCCGTTGAATACCATGTCAAAAAAGATGTCGGCGATCTGCTCGGGTGTTGCCGATTTATTGGGATTGTACCAGCGATGCATCCAATTCAGCGACGACAGGATCAGCCGCCCCGTCATGGCAACATCGAGCTTGCGGATCTCGCCGGCGTCGATCGCTTCCTGGATCAATCCGCGCAGAAAGTGCTCGAACCGGTCGCGGCGCGTCATCCGCTCCTTCTGCCGGTGGCGATCGGGATCGTTCCAGAAGGCGGTCGTCGACGCGATCCAGGCCCAGCGATAGCGCCGGAAATATTCCGCCGTCGCAACCATGAAGGCTCGGATCTTCTGCGACGGCGGACCGTCGGGAATCCGGTCGCGCACGAACAGGTACAATTCGAGCGTGGAGCCGACAGCGACGCGCGCGTAGATCTCATCCTTGTTGGAGAAGTGATGATACAGCAGCGACTTCGAAATGCCGCAGGCCACCGCGATGTCGCGCATCGAGGTGCCGTCATAGCCCTTGGTGGCGAACAGACGCCCGGCCTCGCTCAGGATCTGCAGGACGCGATCGGACGCCTCCGCCTGGTTGGCGACCCCGTCCTTTGTCGTCGACAATTCAACCATCGAACCCGCAAATCTGGCCGGACATCTGGGTCGGCCGAACACTGATCTTCATGTGCAAACCAACGTAGTTTTTCGCCGACCGATCGGTCAAGCCCGCTCTGCAGAAGGGATCAACGAGGTGCTCCCATGAACGCGCTCCCGCGCATCACCCGTATCGGCAAGACCAGGGACCGGCTTGGCGAGAGCCCGGTCTGGGATGACAAGACCCAGTCGCTTTACTGGATCGATTCGCTCGCCGGACTGATCCGCAGGCTGTTGCCTGCGACCGGCGCGATCGATGAATTCTCGGTGCCCGCCCCGATCGGATCGCTCGCGCTCGCGCATGACGACCGCGCCGTGCTGGCGCTGCGCCACGGCTTTGCGCATTACAATTTCAGCACACGGGAATTGGCCGAGGACCCCTCGATCGGCCTCGATCATCCGATGCTCCGCCTGAACGACGGCAAGGCCGACCCGTTCGGGCGCTTCCTGGCGGGGACAATGCACGGCGGCCGCGCGGAGGATGAAAAGCCGCTCGGCGGTCTGTATCGCATCGATGCGGCGGGCGCGATCGAGCAGCTCGAATCCGATCTCGCCGTGACCAACGGCCCCTGCTTCAGTCCGGACGGCCGGATATTCTATCTCGCGGACACGGCGCGACGTGTGATCTGGGCTTACGGCTATCACCGCGACGGCCCGCTGAGGAACAAGCGCGTGTTCGCTGAGATGGACGCGCATGGCTCGGGCGGCGACGGTGCGACCGTCGATGCGGACGGCTATCTCTGGACCGTACTGGTGTGGATCGGCGCCATCGCACGGTTCGCACCCGACGGAACGATGGTGCGCAAGATCGAGATGCCCGTCCGGCATCCGACCAGCGTGACCTTCGGCGGCCCCGGTCTCGACGTGCTCTATGTGACCTCGATCTCGCGCAGCACCCATCTTTTCGATGACAGCCCGGACGCCGGCGGATTGTTCGCCATCGAGAATCTCGGTGTGACGGGACTGCCTGCCCACAGGTTTGGCACACGCTGAAGGCGGCGCGTGGTGCTAGCCGGATCGCTTGATCAGCCGCGGCACGCTCTCGGCCATGTAGTCGACGAACACCCTGATTTTTTCAGGCAGATAGCTGCTCTGCTGGAATGTCGCATAAATGCCTTCGTCAAAGGTCGAATTGGTCACGCGAAAGCCCGGCAACAGACGCACCAGATTCCCGCTCTTCACTTCGTCCGCGACCGTGTAGTCGTCGAGCAGCGCAATGCCATGCCCGCGCACCGCGAGGTCGCACAGGATGATGCCATTATTGCTGCTGAACGAAGACGGCACGACAATCTCGCGCAGCCTGCTCTTGCGCATGAACTTCCAGACCACATCGTCGGGTCCCATCCAGTAGGTCAGGCAATTGTGGCCGACGAGATCATCCGGTCCGCGCAACTTTGGCTTCCGCGCGACGTAGTCGGGTGACGCCACGAGGATGCGTTCGCTCCGCACCAGCCGGCGCTGCATCAGGCCTGGATCCTTGGGCGCGGCGATCTGGAAATCGATGTCGAACTCCTCCTCACGAAGCTGGACGCGCCGTTCCGAGAGCCGCAGTTCCACCTTCAGCTCCGGGTATAGCTCCTGGAACTGCGGGATCAATGGTGACAGCACCTTGATGCCGAACAGCGTCCGAGAATGAACGCGCAGCGTCCCCCGCGGCGCGGTCTGCAGCGCGAGCGCTGCAGCCTCCGCGTCTTCGATCCCGTGCAGTACCTGCTCGGTGCGCTGGAAGAAGATCTTGCCGGCATCGGTCAATCCGAGATGGCGCGTGCTGCGGTTGAGCAATTGCACGCCAAGCTGCGCCTCGAGCTCGCCGATATAGCGCGACACGGATGCCGGCGAGAGCCCCGCGCGGCGTCCGGCCGCGGAAAAGCTGCCCTCGCGGACGGCGGAAACGAACAATTCCATGGCCTGGAGGCGATTCATTGATCTTTCCAAATTCTGCAAAAGACATGATCAGATTACGCCAATTGTTCGAAAAACCTCAAGTCGGTAGCTTGATGAGAACAGGACGCAAAAGCGACTGGTCAGTTTGGCGGAGGATGCATCCATGGAATTCGGCGTATTCATTCTGGCTCAGCAGCGCGGCTATCATCAAAGCTCGCAGCAGGTCATCCACAACGCTGTCGAACAGACCGTGGCGGCTGAAGAGGCCGGCTTCGATACCGCATGGTACGCCGAGCACCACTTCAACAATTACAGCCTGTGTCCCTCGCCGCTGATGATGGTGGCGCACTGCGCCGGCCTCACCAAGCGCATCCGGCTCGGCACCGCGGTCTGCGTGCTGCCGCTGTATCATCCGGCGCGGCTGCTCGGCGAGATCGGCTTCGCCGATACCGTTTCGAACGGCCGCCTCGATCTCGGCATCGGCTCGGGCTATCAGCAATTCGAGTTCGACCGCTTCGGCGTCGACCTCAAGGATTCGCACTCGCTGTTTGCCGAGTTCTACGACGTGCTGCATGCCGGCATGCAGGAGCGGATCTTTTCCTACGGCGGCCAGCACCTGAAGATTCCGCCGACCTCGATTGCCGTGCGCACCGTGCAGACCCCGATGCCGCCGATCTGGGTCACGTCCGGCCATGCCGAGACCCTCGGCCGCGCCATCCGCGACAACCACAATCTGTTCGTGACCGCTCTCCTCAATGGCACCGATGCCATCAAGGCACTGCGCGAGCGGCTCGAAGGCATTGCGGCCCAGGAAGGCCGGTCGATTGACGCCACCCGCTTCGGCTTCCTGCGCTGCGCCTATGCCAGCGACAATGACAGCGAGGTCACCTCCTATCTCGACAATGCCCGCTTCCAGCGCCGGCTCTCCGAAAGCCTGAAATTCCGCCGCGCCCAGAGCGACGACGGCTATCTGATCAAGGAACAGGCCGGGCCCAACGATATGAGTCTGGAGACCATGCGCAACAACCTGCCCGTCGGCAGCGTCAACCAGGTGATCGACCGCATGCTGGAGGAGATCAGCATCCTCAAGCCGTCGCATATCGCGGTGCAGACCCAACTCGGCGACTTCCACCAGCGCACC from Bradyrhizobium zhanjiangense includes these protein-coding regions:
- a CDS encoding carboxymuconolactone decarboxylase family protein, whose product is MILTAEEQALKQQFIRARGYWRPWTEGLLRFDPAFLATYARYGAYPAETGPLSRKMCELIYVALDGSATHLFRSGLALHMQLALEHGATTQEIVDVLRLATAQGLDGCNLGIGILAEELALAGLDSDQAPLSREQTALRDAYVAQFADWPDFCDLWLRADPGYFAVMLDLLTAGDKSGGLDQRSRSLISLALNGCFTALNPHGLRLQIRRALRLGIDKREILQVLQMTAHLGVHACAIGVPILMEAIGPPAGKSSSVDVAG
- a CDS encoding SDR family NAD(P)-dependent oxidoreductase gives rise to the protein MTDAKDKPLAGRAALVTGAGNGIGRATALLLASRGAIVGVNDLKPEFVAGTVDAIKAAGGEAVAITQDVASRDGMRTAVLGFAEGQGRLDILVNNAAWVRYQSVADIAPETVDRMLNIGFKAIIWGIQAAAEVMDAERGGAIVNVASVAGLISAKNSIVYSGIKAGVMGITRAAAAELGERKIRVNAVAPSAIPTEGTMRNRNAELDARRIARTPLGRLGTVDDIAKAIAFLAGDDSGFISAQVLTVDGGIVFTSIA
- a CDS encoding acetate--CoA ligase family protein → MRPGEGLDALMAPRSIAIIGASQDATKIGGRPVDLLRRYGYAGKIYPVNPKAAMVQGLQAYASVGALPEAPDLAVIAVDAERAPEAIEQCADRGVRSVVVFSSGFAELGEDGRAMQDRLRTAARRTGMRLLGPNCLGAVSIPEKAIATFSIVLEHSMPAAGSLGIVSQSGNLGSYTLRMASDRGAGISRFMTTGNECDIDIADGIAWLARDPATKVILCCFEACRDAGRLIAALTEARDAGKPVIALKVGTSEAGQAAAASHTGAMAGSDAVFDALLARYGAVRVRSIEELIDLGHAASILLPDRLPKGRRLAVVTASGGFGVLLADAAQTVGLSLPELSEATQRAILDLVPFASARNPVDATAQMSSRPDMLQKILSAVVADDRTDAIVLPLPFSLHMPRLRSAYMETLRAIRAQYPNRPVILCVEGPPDALAELHAMGYPTIASFDGCCAIVAALARLQALATAPRAGSQPAVAKAAPLAADAFRHELGAKRALAEAGIPVLAEQLVSDAEAAARAAREIGFPVVLKIASPDLPHKTEVGGVVVGLRSEEEVRQAHARMLARVAEKAPRAVIDGTIVAPMAHGLSELILGSRIDPVFGPVVMVGLGGIFAEIVQDTAVQMAPVNETEAMAMLRSLKAFAVLDGARGRRRTDLEAAAQTIAALSRFAVAHADSVSEIDINPLLLKADGEGAVALDALLIPHAGKATQHH
- a CDS encoding acyl-CoA dehydrogenase; this encodes MTVIETEPPVTATAGELSGEAYRVAMRRWLRANLPASFRGDSAAFSAPGLQEQIAWEAAMYRAGLAGITWPKAYGGHGRTLREHLIANQEIGALAMPESVNSIGKELAGPIILAVGTEEQKHRFLPAILEMRDIWCQGFSEPEAGSDLAGLRTRAMRDGNIWRISGQKIWTSGAYRAQRCLVLARTGQLEDRHRGLAMFAVRLDAKGVRVRPIRSIDGRESFCEVFFDDVEVLQSDALGAPDEGWNAAIRVLEIERATNRMYRAWRFENELRHLIAACKSDPALAQLVANRCYEAKIGEVVVDIEVLKAHVETAVEALVKGDRIGARGSLAKLHWSEAHQRFAALAIELLAQASLPQLPAVQVARRRFEAIYLQARAETIYAGTTEIQLGIIADRILQLSKGK
- a CDS encoding enoyl-CoA hydratase/isomerase family protein, which produces MSDDIVTLEVSDHIAIVTLNRPPVNALNRAMRDRIVAVFDQISERSDVRVAILTGNGKVFCSGADLKDRPDPAKVGAFHDHNRITRETGNCIRECSKPVIAAINGVALGAGLGLMASCDIFYASEEAVFGMPEINVGLAGGAAMLNTLFGRSLMRRMFFTGVRISAAELYRLGIVEACTSKEDLIPEAMKIAREIAAKSPIAMEYAKNAANMVELMPPRDAYRFEQNITMALSKTEDAKEARMAFLEKRAPVFKGR
- a CDS encoding ABC transporter substrate-binding protein, which codes for MKLNTRLLEIAVMLGALLMLATPLRAQGVSGDVIKIGIMNDQNGPYADNCGPGAVAAAKLAVSDFGGAVNGKKIELVVADDQNKPDIGVAVALRWLDNEGVDAIVGCSASSIALGVQDIMKARKKPYMLAGTAGSFFTNDKCSPMTTQWMVDTYAQPKATVKALLSQGVDTWFFLTVDYAFGKGWQADATNFIKAGGGKVVGSVLHPLNSSDFSSFLLTAQASGARAIALANSGSDFGNAIKQAQEFGLSQKQLLVPLGLMISQTHGIGLRDLQNVRLTTPFYWDVTPETRAFAKRFTEASGGQILNEAKSATYSAITHYLKAVAATGMDDGEAVMKQMKNTPINDFEMKDISIRADGQVMRPLYVARIKTPPESKYAFDYYEITGTIAPEDAWRPASESACDLLKSQ
- a CDS encoding acyl-CoA dehydrogenase family protein — encoded protein: MTTLTGDGLQPSEFAVTAARAVADCAALGPRDQAKHLADDGLLGVLASQDVGGLDLPLAFAVPVVTAAGSGLLGFPLMEALLLSRALQDALPRVAEAIVSGGMLATIAWQGTLSAEREGESVVLNGWVARAACARDADCILVRIGTAAAALVPTDSEGVVVEGAAGLDLTVPEHSVRLQGVTIPAASVLPDSTWALLSSDANVLRAAAILGSAETCLALAQEHVSTRRQFGRALSYNQALRHSLARQKLALEGIRHAITRSVEDESGPLERDAVFLAAAAYGCAISEGALQVHGGMGFTWDVPVHRHLRRVRALQAQGDASGSLAALGRRTIAAIAPASDLAVSG